The Stigmatopora argus isolate UIUO_Sarg chromosome 23, RoL_Sarg_1.0, whole genome shotgun sequence genome contains a region encoding:
- the LOC144069064 gene encoding uncharacterized protein LOC144069064, which produces MHIKTGTWEASNTVCESDALCDPAVLVASANPEPQIRNRRLSPGNCGGGGGGRASPDPIGPGFRQEKERKGPQYKGRGIRREGSQKGLNRAHKERWVEDSLSLLKPPPAFPVQDSPAKLQPAVSYASMVKAKSSGCILEDERPAIGVLLQNQWGLSFISEARSVPEGTDSPAPADTSLAATFTPALRHLQKDARNGELLLSCRHLVEALNFHNREWNAIYNKQKKDPKRVMWYKDFQEHPA; this is translated from the exons ATGCATATCAAAACAG GCACGTGGGAAGCCAGTAACACCGTGTGCGAGTCCGATGCCCTATGCGACCCGGCGGTCCTGGTCGCAAGCGCCAACCCCGAGCCCCAGATCCGAAACCGCCGCCTGTCGCCTGGCAACTGTGGCGGGGGTGGAGGAGGCCGTGCCTCCCCCGACCCAATCGGACCGGGTTTCCGCCAGGAGAAGGAGCGCAAGGGCCCGCAGTACAAAGGACGTGGGATTCGGCGAGAGGGGAGCCAGAAGGGGCTGAACCGGGCCCACAAGGAGAGGTGGGTGGAGGACAGTCTGTCGCTGCTCAAGCCCCCACCCGCCTTCCCGGTGCAGGACAGCCCTGCCAAGCTGCAGCCGGCCGTCAGCTACGCCTCCATGGTCAAGGCCAAAAGTTCCGGTTGCATCCTGGAGGACGAGCGTCCCGCTATCGGCGTTCTGCTTCAGAACCAATGGGGGCTGAGCTTTATCAGCGAAGCCCGTTCCGTCCCAGAGGGCACCGACTCCCCTGCGCCAGCAGATACGTCACTTGCCGCTACCTTCACTCCGGCCCTGCGCCATCTCCAGAAGGATGCGCGTAACGGGGAGCTGCTACTCAGTTGTCGCCACCTTGTGGAGGCGCTCAACTTCCACAATAGAG AATGGAATGCAATTTACAACAAACAGAAGAAAG atcCAAAACGAGTTATGTGGTACAAGGACTTCCAGGAGCACCCGGCCTAG
- the LOC144068862 gene encoding centrosomal protein of 83 kDa-like — MTSAIRQSFPAARSPGSSPGAETELQKMLIDERSKCEIHRGNYETLKAEHTGLRDEFIQIQEEVRHLQAQLERLQPQLADRAREILEKNREIEELRLQVITPQRLELLRAHVQQEMEGPVRDRFSKLEEEAEKYRSDFNTLRYSYTVLNAQFEHQKEEHARVVDEQKQRYETEIAHLDKDKENLVAQYQNADVHHDRKQMEIMLREKTQLALRLKALQAEVMELQAQKDHSGQQAEILQHGHNRQIAELQTSLKSLEAERQSLRMRLERMEGELRLSHEQNSQLMGQLHKAEKQVNSLNCLIESLKHSHKMEVASIKLECTRCKGELARERDALKGQIEGLQTELELLKNMVERHKDILVEKEREAARKVQAAHDEEISKSTLLHEEKLELEYRLAVLEQQMGLQDAKEQAHRDESEERLRSAQREDVLRKTQQSLKTRLKQQSAQLEELERQTSEISLLKQNNQELRAELSSSSRARAELTGANQRLQADVGDMREKLRAARVQAERSQHEAERRAEESQIEWLEEKHKFEERKAKLEEKYSQLKDKMKKVSVAQKKRRNQTEYKEKNLQHKVQLLKAQLEELKLEAAAANKRPLHAEENAQLRRRMRELQRRHNEFRRLLLGDQANYTFAPTLTSRPNSFHISDAGSTVPDEEEHKEIILLRERMDELEKAQQRHLEELDGCR, encoded by the exons ATGACCTCGGCAATCCGGCAGTCTTTTCCGGCCGCAAGGAGCCCGGGGTCTTCCCCTGGGGCCGAGACGGAGCTTCAGAAGATGCTCATCGACGAGAGGAGCAAGTGTGAAATTCATCGGGGTAACTATGAAACGCTGAAGGCCGAACACACCGG CTTGCGGGATGAGTTCATCCAGATACAGGAGGAGGTTCGGCACCTGCAAGCGCAGCTTGAGAGACTCCAGCCGCAGTTAGCTGATCGCGCGAGAgaaattctggaaaaaaatagggaGATAGAGGAGCTCAGACTGCAG GTGATAACTCCTCAGCGGCTGGAGTTGCTCCGAGCTCATGTGCAACAGGAAATGGAAGGCCCTGTCAGAGATCGCTTCTCCAAACTGGAAGAG GAAGCAGAGAAGTACAGATCCGACTTCAATACGCTACGTTATAGCTACACTGTACTGAATGCCCAGTTTgaacaccagaaggaggaacaTGCTCGTGTTGTGGATGAACAAAAGCAACGCTATGAAACTGAG ATAGCTCATCTGGACAAAGACAAGGAGAATTTGGTGGCTCAGTACCAGAATGCGGACGTGCATCACGACAGAAAGCAAATGGAGATAATGCTGAGGGAGAAAACTCAGCTTGCGTTGCGCTTAAAGGCTCTGCAGGCGGAAGTCATGGAATTGCAGGCCCAGAAGGACCACTCGGGGCAGCAGGCTGAAATTCTGCAGCATGGTCATAACCGGCAGATAGCAGAATTGCAGACGTCTCTCAAATCACTGGAG GCGGAGCGTCAGTCTTTGCGCATGCGGCTAGAGCGGATGGAGGGCGAATTGAGGCTGAGCCATGAGCAGAACAGTCAGCTCATGGGGCAGCTGCACAAAGCTGAGAAACAAGTCAACTCTCTCAATTGCCTG ATTGAAAGCCTGAAGCACTCACACAAAATGGAGGTGGCAAGCATCAAACTAGAGTGTACCCGCTGCAAAGGTGAGCTGGCGAGGGAACGAGACGCTCTAAAAGGACAAATTGAgg GTCTCCAGACGGAACTGGAATTGCTTAAAAACATGGTGGAGAGACACAAGGACATTCTTGTCGAAAAAGAGAGGGAAGCGGCCAGGAAGGTCCAAGCCGCTCACGATGAAGAAATCAGCAAATCAACCCTATTGCACGAGGAAAA GCTGGAGTTGGAATACCGCCTCGCCGTGTTGGAACAGCAGATGGGGCTGCAGGACGCTAAAGAGCAAGCCCACAGAGACGAGTCGGAAGAGCGACTCCGCTCGGCCCAAAGAGAAGATGTTTTGCGGAAAACACAGCAAAGCCTCAA AACTAGATTAAAGCAACAGAGCGCTCAGCTGGAGGAACTGGAGAGGCAGACATCCGAGATCTCTCTCTTAAAGCAG aATAACCAAGAACTGCGTGCCGAACTGAGTTCGTCGTCACGGGCCCGAGCCGAGCTGACGGGAGCCAACCAGCGTCTTCAGGCTGATGTGGGCGACATGAGGGAGAAGTTAAGGGCGGCCCGCGTGCAAGCGGAAAGGAGCCAGCATGAGGCGGAACG GCGAGCAGAGGAGAGTCAGATCGAGTGGTTGGAAGAGAAGCACAAATTTGAAGAGCGAAAAGCTAAGCTGGAGGAGAAATACTCACAGCTAAAAGACAAAATGAAGAAGGTGTCAGTCGCCCAGAAGAAG AGAAGAAACCAGACTGAATACAAAGAGAAGAACCTGCAGCATAAGGTCCAACTATTGAAAGCACAACTGGAGGAGCTGAAACTGGAAGCCGCAGCAGCCAACAA ACGTCCGCTTCACGCGGAGGAGAACGCTCAACTGCGCAGACGGATGCGAGAGCTGCAGCGGCGACACAACGAGTTCCGGCGCCTCCTGCTGGGAGATCAGGCGAATTACACATTCGCACCCACCCTCACGTCTAGACCGAACTCCTTCCACATCAGCGACGCTGGATCCACCGTACCA GACGAAGAAGAACACAAGGAGATTATCCTGTTACGTGAAAGAATGGATGAGCTGGAAAAAGCACAGCAGCGGCATCTTGAAGAACTGGACGGGTGTAGGTGA
- the LOC144068863 gene encoding centrosomal protein of 83 kDa-like isoform X1, with protein MDPCSLPLVPATMTPVLNGAGIEFQHMLADLQKKCETYKSNYNDLKLEHSSLQEEILHIQGEVKHLQTQQDKLQSQLAERSRELLEQKRKTEELQLQVMTPTRLDLLRTQVQHEMETPIRERFHRLEEEAEKYRSEFNKLRNAFTLLNSQFEHQKEEHAGEIEGQKMRYEVEIAHLTKERDNVMAQYQNVDLQQERKQVEILLKEKTQLTMWLKDLQAEVDELQAKKDSSDQQVESIQFTQSTHLTESRAMVKSLEVRSEEMNWMKVVLMEAARSVSDSVWSCDWSAWRENFISAMSRTMSSLDSFTNSKEKSTHSPLRSRA; from the exons ATGGACCCCTGCAGCCTACCATTGGTACCTGCTACCATGACGCCTGTTTTGAATGGTGCTGGGATCGAATTTCAGCACATGCTAGCTGATCTTCAAAAGAAGTGCGAAACATATAAATCAAATTACAACGATCTCAAACTAGAACATTCCAG TTTGCAGGAGGAGATTTTACATATCCAGGGTGAGGTGAAGCATCTTCAAACCCAGCAAGACAAACTACAGTCGCAATTGGCTGAGCGGTCAAGAGAACTTCTAGAACAGAAAAGAAAGACGGAGGAGCTTCAACTACAA GTGATGACTCCGACGCGTCTGGATTTGCTACGAACTCAGGTACAGCATGAGATGGAGACCCCGATCAGAGAGCGTTTCCATAGACTGGAAGAG GAAGCGGAAAAGTACAGGTCCGAGTTCAACAAGCTTCGCAACGCCTTCACTCTCCTCAATTCCCAGTTTGAACACCAAAAGGAGGAACATGCTGGCGAAATAGAGGGACAAAAGATGCGCTATGAAGTGGAG ATTGCTCATCTGACAAAAGAGAGGGACAACGTGATGGCCCAGTACCAGAATGTTGACCTGCAGCAAGAGAGGAAACAAGTGGAGATTCTGCTTAAGGAGAAAACGCAACTGACCATGTGGCTAAAGGATCTGCAGGCAGAGGTGGACGAGTTGCAGGCTAAGAAGGACAGCTCAGACCAGCAGGTGGAGAGCATTCAGTTCACCCAGAGCACACATCTCACAGAAAGCAGAGCTATGGTGAAGTCCCTTGAGGTAAGAAGTgaagaaatgaattggatgaaaGTTGTCTTAATGGAAGCCGCTCGCAGTGTGAGCGACAGTGTCTGGTCTTGCGACTGGAGCGCATGGAGGGAGAACTTCATCTCAGCCATGAGCAGAACAATGAGCTCACTGGACAGCTTCACAAACTCAAAAGAGAAGTCAACTCACTCACCGCTCAG ATCGAGAGCATGA
- the LOC144068863 gene encoding centrosomal protein of 83 kDa-like isoform X2: MDPCSLPLVPATMTPVLNGAGIEFQHMLADLQKKCETYKSNYNDLKLEHSSLQEEILHIQGEVKHLQTQQDKLQSQLAERSRELLEQKRKTEELQLQVMTPTRLDLLRTQVQHEMETPIRERFHRLEEEAEKYRSEFNKLRNAFTLLNSQFEHQKEEHAGEIEGQKMRYEVEIAHLTKERDNVMAQYQNVDLQQERKQVEILLKEKTQLTMWLKDLQAEVDELQAKKDSSDQQVESIQFTQSTHLTESRAMVKSLEPLAV; encoded by the exons ATGGACCCCTGCAGCCTACCATTGGTACCTGCTACCATGACGCCTGTTTTGAATGGTGCTGGGATCGAATTTCAGCACATGCTAGCTGATCTTCAAAAGAAGTGCGAAACATATAAATCAAATTACAACGATCTCAAACTAGAACATTCCAG TTTGCAGGAGGAGATTTTACATATCCAGGGTGAGGTGAAGCATCTTCAAACCCAGCAAGACAAACTACAGTCGCAATTGGCTGAGCGGTCAAGAGAACTTCTAGAACAGAAAAGAAAGACGGAGGAGCTTCAACTACAA GTGATGACTCCGACGCGTCTGGATTTGCTACGAACTCAGGTACAGCATGAGATGGAGACCCCGATCAGAGAGCGTTTCCATAGACTGGAAGAG GAAGCGGAAAAGTACAGGTCCGAGTTCAACAAGCTTCGCAACGCCTTCACTCTCCTCAATTCCCAGTTTGAACACCAAAAGGAGGAACATGCTGGCGAAATAGAGGGACAAAAGATGCGCTATGAAGTGGAG ATTGCTCATCTGACAAAAGAGAGGGACAACGTGATGGCCCAGTACCAGAATGTTGACCTGCAGCAAGAGAGGAAACAAGTGGAGATTCTGCTTAAGGAGAAAACGCAACTGACCATGTGGCTAAAGGATCTGCAGGCAGAGGTGGACGAGTTGCAGGCTAAGAAGGACAGCTCAGACCAGCAGGTGGAGAGCATTCAGTTCACCCAGAGCACACATCTCACAGAAAGCAGAGCTATGGTGAAGTCCCTTGAG CCGCTCGCAGTGTGA